The following are from one region of the Ostrinia nubilalis chromosome 28, ilOstNubi1.1, whole genome shotgun sequence genome:
- the LOC135085119 gene encoding facilitated trehalose transporter Tret1-2 homolog → MRREANSTEAVSPEMSSWISSAFGYASIPGVFLLAYLTTRIGRKRTFNLVSINMLVVATSYYLSSTPMHIIITEILQGIPHACSVSTSIIALVEYTSPENRGLMLTIKSATIFWGIWAANTVGTLTNWRYICVLSYMNAAYALSSFFWPESPLWLASKGRFEECKESHRWLKGRGDAAEKELEKIIRTQMENVKKPWSFRNMFLFLTLREFYKPIILSSIMMVMYHLSGKHVFTMYAIDILKKITNSETAAYNGMLILDGVSVFCMYIGCVLSKFLRRRTLLFVFGPLAALFLFLMSLYLYLVKLSIVNENKYVSIMLLIGFSTAIGLGPIILATSLYGELIPANYKGQAVTIISLIFVLIQSTVLKTSPYGFVAIGTHGMFMFYGISVTVCLCVLYKYLPETKDKTLQEIEDHFKRKE, encoded by the exons ATGAGGCGGGAAGCCAACTCCACCGAAGCAGTGTCTCCTGAAATGTCATCTTGGATCT CATCAGCCTTCGGCTACGCGTCGATCCCTGGAGTGTTTCTCCTGGCATACCTGACGACGCGAATTGGCAGAAAAAGGACGTTCAACCTTGTCTCCATCAACATGCTCGTGGTAGCTACCAGCTACTATCTTAGCAGCACTCCAATGCACATCATAATAACTGAGATACTCCAAGGAATACCGCATGCTTGCAGCGTTTCCACCTCAATAATAGCTCTGGTCGAGTATACTTCCCCTGAAAACAGGGGGTTGATGCTGACCATAAAATCTGCCACGATTTTCTGGGGTATTTGGGCAGCTAACACTGTGGGTACACTCACAAATTGGAGGTACATCTGCGTTTTAAGTTATATGAATGCGGCATACGCGTTATCTTCTTTCTTCTGGCCCGAATCTCCGTTATGGTTAGCAAGTAAAGGTAGGTTTGAAGAGTGTAAGGAATCACATAGATGGTTGAAAGGGAGGGGGGACGCCGCTGAGAAAGAGCTGGAAAAAATTATCAGAACGCAAATGGAAAACGTCAAAAAGCCTTGGAGTTTTAGAAATATGTTTCTGTTTTTGACTTTAAGAGAGTTTTACAAACCTATCATTCTTTCTTCAATAATGATGGTCATGTACCATTTATCAGGTAAACATGTCTTTACGATGTATGCTATagatattttaaagaaaatcactAATAGCGAAACCGCCGCGTACAATGGCATGTTAATTCTggatggcgtttcagtattctgCATGTACATAGGCTGTGTTCTTTCGAAATTTTTGAGGAGACGCACTCTGCTTTTCGTGTTTGGACCTTTAGCAGCTTTATTCTTGTTTTTAATGTCATTATACTTATATTTAGTTAAGTTGTCTATCGTCAACGAGAACAAATACGTGTCGATTATGTTACTAATAGGTTTTTCTACAGCTATAGGGTTAGGGcccatcattttagctacttcTTTGTATGGGGAGTTGATACCAGCCAACTACAAAGGGCAAGCTGTGACAATAATATCCTTAATATTTGTGTTAATACAGTCCACTGTACTTAAAACGTCTCCGTATGGTTTTGTAGCTATAGGAACTCATGGTATGTTTATGTTCTATGGTATTTCAGTTACTGTATGTTTGTGTGTGTTGTACAAATATCTACCGGAGACAAAGGACAAGACCTTGCAGGAAATCGAAGACCATTTCAAGAGAAAGGAATGA